AGAAGTTACGTTTCTGAATTTGGTAACCTTTGGGCCTTCTGCAAAAGAAGTAGGGTCATCCATTTCATACTTGTTTCCAAAGAACATGGCACGCTTATCTGTGTTGCCGCTATTGTCTGCAAATAAAGCAGGAAGGTTCTTAGTGGCACGAACACCACCCCAACCACCGTTGGGAACACCAAAGGCCGCCGGATTCATGTCTCCGTTAATAGATGCATTGATCAAATACGTGGTACCACCCCAGTTCTGAGTTCTTACGCCATCATAATTGATAGATAAAATGGTCTCAGGGTTGTTCAGGTTATTGTCTGCCAGGAACAGCTGACGGTAGTTGCTTTTCAAGGCATAGCCAGACCCAATTACTTTGCTAGCATACGTGATAGCCTCTGTATAGCGAGGAGTACCAGTATACACGCCGGCGTTCAGGTAAACACGGGCCAAAAGGGCCCAGGCAGCGGCCTGGTCTGCTCTGCCGTATTCATTTTGCTTTGGCGCCACCAATGAAGACTCAATAGCCAGAAGCTCAGACTCTACATATTTGAACAACTCTGCGCGCGACTTCTGCGGCGGGAAGTATTTTCCAATAGGGTCATTCTCCGTGATGAAAGGAGTATTACCGAAGAGGTCCATGGCTACCCAGTATTGGTAAGCTCTGATGAAACGTGCCTCGGCCCGGTATTTTCTGATGTTGTCTGCATCAGCCCCAGAGATTCCTCTTTCGCTTAATTTGGCATCTGTAGACTCCCGAATAAATTCATTGGCCATGGTGATCTGGAAGAAGATACGGTTGTACAAGCCCGTAATCATCACATTGCTGGATGTCCAACTCAGATTATGGAAATCTGGCAAACCTGGGTCATTCCAAACCACATGCGCCTCATCTGTGGTCAATTCCTGACTGTTCCAGAATAATCTAAGGAAGTCAGAGGTACCAGCATCAATCCCGGCCAGGTCAGAAGAACCAGCGCCACCGCTACCGGTAGAGGCATAGCCGCCATAAACTTTCGCCAATACTTGCTTATACCCTTCCGGGGTGCCATACACAATGGTAGAAGTGGTGGCATTGGTTGGGGTTAAATCAAGGTCATCATGGCAGGACGTAAGACTGCCAAGAAAGAGGACCGTGATACCCGTTGCTTTTATAAAAATATTTTTCATCTCTAATATAAATAGGGTGGAGAATTAGAAACCAAGGTTTAACCCAAACACAAAGGTTCTTGGTCTCAAATAGAAGTTGTTATCAATACCACTGTTGATCTCAGGGTCTACTCCAGAGTACTTGGTAACCGTGAATACGTTCTGGCAAGTCAGGCTCAGGCGAAGGTCAGCTTTGTCCAAAACTCTACCCGCGTTGTAACCCAAAGTCAAGTTGTCCATGCGCAGGAATGAAGCATTTTCAATGTAATAATCAGATTGGTACTGGTTGTTATTGAAGTTGCTCTCAAACAGGTTGGTAGTACCGTTTCCAAGGAATCCGGCAGGGTTCAAAATGTTTCTGGATACACCTAAGTTAGCGTTAATGTTGTTGTACATATAGTTACCCAGGTAAGCACGCATGATGGTGCTTAAGTTCCACTTTTTGTAGTCAACAGCAGTATTAAATCCTAGGGTTACCTGTGGTGCAGGAGCTTTGTAACGGTAAAGGTCTTTTTGATTGATAATACCGTCATTGTTCAGGTCTGCATACACTCCTTCTAAAGGCTTGCCGTCCTGGCCATACACTTGCTTGTATACGTAGAAAGAGTAAGTGCGGTAATTAACAGAGTTAATTTGAATACTTTGGCCGGTTGCTCCAGAGATACCTCCAGTTAAGTTACCCGGGAAGTCAGGGTCATCTGAAGCGGTCAGGTTGGTGATTTTGTTCTCATTAGCCGTTACGTTTAAACCTAAAGTCCAGTTAACGTCTTCTTTCTGAACGGCTACCCCGTTAATGCTAAATTCTAAACCTTTGTTTTCAATGTTACCAACGTTGGTCAGAATCTGGTTGCTGAAGTTAGATCCTACCGGAATAGAGATCACGTTCAACAGGTCTTTGGTCTTTTTCTTGTAAATGTCAATTGAACCATTGATTCTGTTATTGAAGAAACCATAGTCAATACCCAAGTTAGAGGTAGCTGTCTGCTCCCACTTAATGTTGGCATCATACGCTGAAGGAGAATACATCAGGTAGTAGTTATTACCTAACTGGTACTGAGAGGCCTCCTGGCTTAAGCCATAAACAGGCAGGTAAGAATAGTTGGAAATGCCTTCTTGCTGACCAGTGATACCATAGCTAAGACGAAGCTTCAAATCAGAAAGGGCTTCCTTAGATCTCAGGAACTCTTCCTCATTCACCTGCCACGCAAAAGAGGCAGATGGGAATACACCCCATCTTACATCTGGAGAGAATCTGGAAGATCCGTCTGTTCTAACGGTACCAGTTAAGGTGTACTTATCTTTTAAGGTATAGATCAAACGTCCATAATAAGAGATAAGAGTGTTCTCAGGAATGTCAAACGGATAGGTTGGTACACTTCCTTCCAGAATTTCACCAGCGGCGTTAAAGCTTGGGTAATTGAAGTTCTTGGTTTGGTTGTTATAATAACCGTAACCGGCAGTAGCATTTACATTGCTGCTGATACCTTCCAGATCTTTGGTGTAGTTGAAATAGAATTCCAACACCTTGTTATCTACGTTCTGCAGGTACTTGTTATTTACCCCACCCACTGCAAAGCTTTGTGCTGCTTGAGCCGGAACGAATATGGTGCCCTGGCCTTTGGCTACATCATACCCCAAATTTAAGTTGGCATGCAGTTCTGGCAGGAAATGGAAGCTATAGTCAATCTGTGCATTACCAAAGCTTCTTCTCACTTCACTTTTGTCATTACGCAAGTCAAGTAAAGCCACTGGGTTTCTGGCAGCGTTCGGGTTTAAAAGAATTTTACCCTGGTCATCTTTGGTTACCCACTCAAAGTAGTTTCCGAACTGGTTGTCAGTTCTTATAGGTTGGGTTGGGTCAAAGGCAACGGCTGCTCCAATAGCGCCTTGGTTGGCAAAGCGGGTATTGGTGATAGATCCTTTTAGGTTCAGGTCTATTTTCAGGTGCTTGTCCAGGAACTGAGGAGTTAAGCTGATGGCACCAGATTTACGCTCAAATTTATCTGTACGTAAAACGCCATTCTGGTTCAAATAACCGGCAGAAACTCTATAAGGCATATTTTTATATGACCCAGAGAAGCTTAAGTTATTATCTGTACCGGTGGCTGTACGGTAAATTTCATCCTGCCAGTCTGTGTTGGCAGTACCCAGCAGAGACTTTTGGGCAGCTGTACCTCTTTCGTTCACATAAGCCCGGAACTGGTTGGCATCCAACACCTCTACTTTTTTTGTTACCGAAGAGACAATGAACTGGGAACCGAAATTAACGGTTGGCTTGCCGCTTTGGCCTTTCTTGGTAGTGATCAAAACCACCCCGTTAGACGCGCGTGAACCATAGATGGCAGTAGCAGACGCATCTTTCAGAATGGTCATAGACTCAATATCATTCGGGTTTAACAAGCTCAATGGGTTGGTAGAACCAGAAATGCCATATCCTGTCAAAGGAACGCCGTCCACTACAAACAAAGGATCATTGCTGGCATTCAAAGAAGCCCCGCCTCTAATACGGATAGTGCTTCCTGAGCCTGGCTGACCACCATTAGAGGTAATCTGAACCCCTGCCACTTTACCCGTGATCAATTGCTCTGGAGTAGTCACGTTACCACGCTGGAAATCTTTAGAGCTTACAGAAGACAAGGCTCCTGATACATCGCCTTTCCGTTGGGTACCATAACCAATCACCACTACTTCATCTAACGCTCTGGCATCTTGCGCCAGGGTTACATTAATAGTAGACTGTGAGCCCACCGGTATTTCCTGGGTCACATAACCAATAAAAGTAAACTGCAGGGTTGCGGCAGTTCCGGTTACGGGAATAGAGTAACGGCCATTAAGGTCAGTGGAAGCGCCGGTAGAAGTGCCTTTCACCACCACACTCACGCCTACCATAGGGCCGGTTGCGTCTGAGACGGTACCCGTAATGGTTCTTTGCTGCGCGAATACTTGGCCCATGCTCAATGCCAGAAAGGCCACCACCAGCACCAACAGGGAAGAAACTTTCCCGCGTTGCCGTAGTGAACCCCAACTGTTTGAGTTCAGCTGATTTTTAGGTAATAAGTTTGTCATGTATAAAGGATTTAAGGTAGGTAATGATTTTTTTGGCTAAAGTGAATAAACTAGTAAAAGAACAAGATTCTCATAGTCAAGGTTTTACAATTTTACCATGCCTTTGGAAATCGATTTCCTTACCGATTTACCAACTTTTCTCAGCATTTCAAATAGATGCACCTCCAAAAAAATTTATTTTTTTAACGTTTTCCCAAAATTAGGTACAAAAACTGAAGTTTTGTTGAAATTATAGATTTTAAAGTCCGTCATTTTAACATATGTTTAATTAGCTTTGCAATAGTTGTCTTCCCAAGGTGGGCTTTCCTATTAAAGCCTTTCCCCTATTTTTACGAAATCGATAACACAACATGAGTAGAACCACCATTCATGATATCGCAAAAGAGCTTAATACCAGCCCCTCTACCGTTTCCAAAGCTTTAAATGACCACCCCTCCATCAGTGCGGCCACCAAAAAATTGATCAAGGAGACGGCCCAGAATCTGAACTACCGCCAAAACCGGCTGGCCAGTTCACTGCGGTCTGGTAGAACCAATATTATTGGTATCCTTATACCCAGCTCAGACATAGGTTTCTTTGGCGCGGTAGTGCACGGGATAGAGAAGGTGGCGCGTGCCAACGGGTATAATATTTTGCTGTTCCAATCTAATGAGACCGGCGAGTACGAGGTGGAAGGTGTGGAGACGCTCCTGCAGACCAGCGTGGACGGAATCATTGCGTCCATTGCCAAAGACACCCCCAACCTGGACCACTTCTATTACGTGAAAAAGCGCAAGGTGCCGCTGGTACTGTTTGACCGGACCAAAGATGAGTTGGGAGCGCCGTCAGTGGTGGTAGATGACTATAAAGGAGCCTTTATGGCCACCGAACATTTGATTCAGCAAGGGTACACCCAGATTGCGCACATATCAGGGCCCCAGCACATCAAGATCTTCAATGACCGCTTGTGCGGGTACGTTGATGCCCTCAAGATGAATAACATGGAAGTAGACGAAGACCTGATCCAATATGGAAGGAACTCCATTGAATCTGGCCGCTTCAGCGCTGAGCGCCTTCTTTCCAGAAACAAGGGAATGGACGCCATTTTTGCGGTGGAAGATTTCACGGCCCTGGGCGCCCTACAGTATTTTAAACAGGAGGGCATAAAAATGCCCGGGGAAATAGGCATGATCGGTTTCGGTAACGAGTCCTTCAGCCCATA
This Rufibacter radiotolerans DNA region includes the following protein-coding sequences:
- a CDS encoding RagB/SusD family nutrient uptake outer membrane protein; the encoded protein is MKNIFIKATGITVLFLGSLTSCHDDLDLTPTNATTSTIVYGTPEGYKQVLAKVYGGYASTGSGGAGSSDLAGIDAGTSDFLRLFWNSQELTTDEAHVVWNDPGLPDFHNLSWTSSNVMITGLYNRIFFQITMANEFIRESTDAKLSERGISGADADNIRKYRAEARFIRAYQYWVAMDLFGNTPFITENDPIGKYFPPQKSRAELFKYVESELLAIESSLVAPKQNEYGRADQAAAWALLARVYLNAGVYTGTPRYTEAITYASKVIGSGYALKSNYRQLFLADNNLNNPETILSINYDGVRTQNWGGTTYLINASINGDMNPAAFGVPNGGWGGVRATKNLPALFADNSGNTDKRAMFFGNKYEMDDPTSFAEGPKVTKFRNVTSTGATAPSANGTWTSTDFPLFRLGEMYLVYAEAVLRGGTGGSTATALGYINALRTRAYGNTSGNVTSISTDFILDERGRELYWEGFRRTDLIRYGRFTSASYLWPWKGGVKAGRGVSDTYNLFPIPATDIIANRNLTQNPGY
- a CDS encoding SusC/RagA family TonB-linked outer membrane protein is translated as MTNLLPKNQLNSNSWGSLRQRGKVSSLLVLVVAFLALSMGQVFAQQRTITGTVSDATGPMVGVSVVVKGTSTGASTDLNGRYSIPVTGTAATLQFTFIGYVTQEIPVGSQSTINVTLAQDARALDEVVVIGYGTQRKGDVSGALSSVSSKDFQRGNVTTPEQLITGKVAGVQITSNGGQPGSGSTIRIRGGASLNASNDPLFVVDGVPLTGYGISGSTNPLSLLNPNDIESMTILKDASATAIYGSRASNGVVLITTKKGQSGKPTVNFGSQFIVSSVTKKVEVLDANQFRAYVNERGTAAQKSLLGTANTDWQDEIYRTATGTDNNLSFSGSYKNMPYRVSAGYLNQNGVLRTDKFERKSGAISLTPQFLDKHLKIDLNLKGSITNTRFANQGAIGAAVAFDPTQPIRTDNQFGNYFEWVTKDDQGKILLNPNAARNPVALLDLRNDKSEVRRSFGNAQIDYSFHFLPELHANLNLGYDVAKGQGTIFVPAQAAQSFAVGGVNNKYLQNVDNKVLEFYFNYTKDLEGISSNVNATAGYGYYNNQTKNFNYPSFNAAGEILEGSVPTYPFDIPENTLISYYGRLIYTLKDKYTLTGTVRTDGSSRFSPDVRWGVFPSASFAWQVNEEEFLRSKEALSDLKLRLSYGITGQQEGISNYSYLPVYGLSQEASQYQLGNNYYLMYSPSAYDANIKWEQTATSNLGIDYGFFNNRINGSIDIYKKKTKDLLNVISIPVGSNFSNQILTNVGNIENKGLEFSINGVAVQKEDVNWTLGLNVTANENKITNLTASDDPDFPGNLTGGISGATGQSIQINSVNYRTYSFYVYKQVYGQDGKPLEGVYADLNNDGIINQKDLYRYKAPAPQVTLGFNTAVDYKKWNLSTIMRAYLGNYMYNNINANLGVSRNILNPAGFLGNGTTNLFESNFNNNQYQSDYYIENASFLRMDNLTLGYNAGRVLDKADLRLSLTCQNVFTVTKYSGVDPEINSGIDNNFYLRPRTFVFGLNLGF
- a CDS encoding LacI family DNA-binding transcriptional regulator; protein product: MSRTTIHDIAKELNTSPSTVSKALNDHPSISAATKKLIKETAQNLNYRQNRLASSLRSGRTNIIGILIPSSDIGFFGAVVHGIEKVARANGYNILLFQSNETGEYEVEGVETLLQTSVDGIIASIAKDTPNLDHFYYVKKRKVPLVLFDRTKDELGAPSVVVDDYKGAFMATEHLIQQGYTQIAHISGPQHIKIFNDRLCGYVDALKMNNMEVDEDLIQYGRNSIESGRFSAERLLSRNKGMDAIFAVEDFTALGALQYFKQEGIKMPGEIGMIGFGNESFSPYVTPSLSTIDQQPARMGEEAFTLFLEAMAKKAAGTEETELVTEPKKIILDPVLIVRESSVMTVMA